A DNA window from Planctomycetota bacterium contains the following coding sequences:
- a CDS encoding phosphate acyltransferase — MNLFETIKNRVRPARRRILLAETKDERILRAAAQIRKEGFCRIVLLGDQEQLAEPLARAGGDPGRFEFLPPGDPARLDAFARTFHELRKHKGVTPDEARRIVADPVFYGAMCVRTGEVDGMVAGSASPTPHVVRAALYCVGMREGVRTASSCFITVFPRTEFGMNGVLMFADCGVVPDPTADQLVDITRITADSWRLFTGTEPVIALLSFSTKGSAKAPGPKKMVEVAERLHQLEPDLMVDGELQADAALVPDVARRKCPSSPVGGRANVIIFPSLEAGNIGYKLAERLGGGEAVGPILQGLA; from the coding sequence GTGAACCTTTTCGAGACGATCAAGAATCGCGTCCGCCCCGCCAGACGCCGCATCCTGCTCGCCGAAACCAAGGACGAGCGCATCCTCCGCGCCGCCGCACAAATCCGGAAGGAAGGTTTCTGCCGAATCGTCCTCCTGGGCGACCAGGAGCAACTGGCCGAACCCCTGGCCCGCGCGGGAGGCGACCCCGGCCGGTTCGAGTTCCTGCCGCCCGGCGATCCCGCGCGCCTCGACGCCTTCGCCCGCACATTCCACGAACTGCGCAAGCACAAGGGCGTCACGCCCGACGAGGCCCGCCGCATCGTCGCCGACCCCGTCTTCTACGGCGCGATGTGCGTTCGGACCGGCGAGGTGGACGGCATGGTGGCCGGCAGCGCGTCGCCCACGCCCCACGTCGTCCGGGCGGCGCTGTACTGCGTCGGAATGCGCGAGGGCGTCAGGACGGCATCCTCCTGTTTCATCACCGTCTTCCCGCGGACCGAGTTCGGGATGAACGGCGTCCTGATGTTCGCCGACTGCGGCGTCGTGCCGGATCCGACCGCCGACCAACTGGTGGACATCACGCGAATCACCGCCGACTCTTGGCGCCTCTTCACCGGCACGGAGCCGGTCATCGCGCTCCTCTCGTTCAGCACGAAAGGTTCGGCCAAGGCGCCGGGGCCGAAGAAAATGGTTGAAGTCGCCGAACGCCTGCACCAATTGGAACCGGACCTGATGGTGGACGGCGAACTGCAGGCGGACGCGGCCCTGGTGCCGGACGTCGCGCGGCGCAAATGCCCCTCGAGCCCAGTCGGCGGACGCGCCAACGTCATCATCTTCCCCAGCCTCGAGGCAGGCAACATCGGCTACAAACTGGCCGAACGCCTTGGAGGCGGCGAAGCCGTCGGACCCATCCTCCAGGGTCTCGCCA